Genomic DNA from Hyperolius riggenbachi isolate aHypRig1 chromosome 10, aHypRig1.pri, whole genome shotgun sequence:
caccaaATAACTTTAGTAAGTATATGTTAAGAATGCCACACTGATTTCAGATGAGGATTGCAGCCATACTAATCTGAAAACCTCTTAGATAACAAAACTCACTTTAGTCCATCATTTGTGAAGAGAAGTTAGAGGCATTAGTATAAGTACAAACACATTTTCAATCCCCTTTTGAAAAATGAAACAGAAAGGGTTGGTGTACGTTAACTTTTTTGAATGAGTAAACAAAACAGCACAATCTGTTGTCATTTATGGTATGGGGAGCAACATAGATAGAATATATTTTACCTTTTTCATCAGCATGACAACTTTGGTTATACGGTCCTGAACATAATACCAATGCTCATTCAGTTGTTCAGTGATGTAAAACTGCTTCCCCAGTTGGTAGTAAAGAAAAAGATTTGAATGCGAAACGGTCATTCCAAGCTCAGATCCATCTCTCTGAAACACAAATCATGTTATCAGCAGTAGTAATGGCAGAAGCACCAGTAGTATTCTGGTATTAGTATGAGCAGAGATAGTAATAGAAAGAGAAATAGTACAAGTAGTAGCAGGTACAGTGGTAGTACAAGTAGCAACAGTAGCACTAGTAGTGACAGCAGTAGTAGCACTTATAAGAGCTGTAGTGCTGTATCAGCAAAAGTAATTTAGTAGTCTCAATATCATTTCCAATATTAGTGGTGGCAACAGGAATAGGAGTACTTCTAGTAAAAGCAACAATAGAAAGAGTACTGTACTGGTAGAGAGTAACAGCAGCACCAACAGAAGTAGTAGTGAAAGTAGCAGTTGTAGCATTAGCAGTAGTAATAGTAACAGCAGGACCAATAATGTAGACGTAGTAATAACAATAGAAGCAGCTGCAGACATACAGTAGTAGTAATAACAATGGTAGTAGTGAGTGCAGTAGCAGTAATAAAACTAAGGCCATACAATGGTGTGGTGTAATGGCCTCTTTGTAACGTATCTTACCGCACTGCTATGCACCACCTATGTCATGTTCATAGAGCAGCGAGTGCATTGCAGCACAACAAGTTGGGGTATAGTAAACGCTCACTTTAACAGTcaaagtgaggcatactttccattGACTTTATGTTTCACTGTCCCCTAAACAACTCGCAGATAATGTGTGGCGCCGCTGTTTCGATCCATGGCATTCCAGCTGTGACAACAGCcactgtgaaaggggcctcaaagtAGTATTAGCAGTAGCAGTaatagcagcagtagtagtaataACAGCAGTAGCAGAAACATCAGCAGTAATAATCTAGCAGCAAAAATAACTGCAGGAGTATAACATAGTTAGTAGTATTAACAGCAGCAATAGAAAAATTAGGAGTAACAATAGCAGCAGCCACAGTAGTAGGAGTTAAGGCttcttcacactatgggcttcattcactaaaccctgatatgacaaatagcacaccttatcaaagatatcacaccttatcaaatatatcacaccttatcagagtagcacagcaagcgctacaaacttatgcctgctagttGGCAATGGCACTTGACCTGCCCTGAGCCACTGCGGGTTTGTAGTGCttactgtgctactctgataaggtgtgttaactttgagaaggtgtgctatctttgataaggtgtgctatttgtcatatcatggtttagtgaatcaagccccatgagcgTTTGTGGTTTTTTGTAAGCGCAGGGATTTTAgaaatcgcttgtgcaatgattccctatgagagtgttcacatatgagtggtTTGATTGTTTTCCACTCgcaaaagtgctgcctgtaccattttttttgCGCTTTggctgaatggaaggtatagggaaatcgcaaggcgcttaaaaaaaaatcgcttggtatagcgatttcctgagcgcttttatgaataaatacattgtgtttattaATTACAGGTCAAGAAGTGAAAAAATGAATCGCTCTTCAAAGGCACTTAGAacagcttttctaagcgcaaagtgcagggaaaagtgcttacaaaactctcaataaatcgctcagcgcttgagatagtgctggcgatttataatgtgaacaaggcctaccaGGACTAGAGGAAGTAGAATAATAGTAACATTATCCATAACAATTGCATTTAGATCTGCCAATAACAGTTTTTTTTATAAGCATTGAAAGGTCTGTAAGCCCCACTCTAGGTAATGGCACTGCTCCTCTAGTTGCTGCAAACTATACTGGTCTTTTGCCATAGTAAAAAAGAAATCTTTTAGGGCTCatgtgtgttgcagaataattctgcatgtcaattcactactcatacaattctatgggcctgttcacagtattgcATAGTAACAGATCCCTGCatacaggctttgtattaaagtctatgtccagactTCAGtgtagttcacactcattatagcaCGTGTATTATGCAACAGACCACTGTGGATaaagccttaaagtaaacctgaactgaaaataaactgatgagataactaTATCTATAGTCATATTCCTAAATACAGGTGGGTAGGGGTAACAGAAGTGCCCTGGAGGGAAACAAAAAACCAAGAGACAAGGGGAGCCCCGATGGTGCAGTAAGTCACAACAATGGACAACTGAAGTAGAGTAGGcagaggtactcacaaaggggggttgcaggggggcaaccaactattgtaggcaggtggagatgcacaaacccgactccactgtgGTGTCCGGTCAAACTGGACACGGTCGTTCTATTGGTGCAAAAGGTTGTAGATGATTGTAGAGGTGGAGTAAGCCACCTGACCAAATAAAATACCCCTCCCAAGGGAGGGTAGttgaaacaaggggggggggggcagccagggTATGATGAAACTgcgttaaaaacagctaaaatgaaaaaaaatacatggcTTAACTCAAGGATGACAATTTTGAGTGATAAACAATGAACTTTAATATGCACTTGGCAACGCATTTCCTGGGTCTCAGCCCATTTCCTCAGGCCGAATAAAGTGCCAGAGAGATCAAAGCCAGAGCAAAAGGTGCCTCTTCCTCTGACCTTATATTCCTAAATAGTACTATTGTGGAAGTCCAATGAATTATTTcgtgtttaaaaacgaaaaatgtTACAACAGTCGATAATGTCTCACAGGTACAATATTGAACTACTGATCtttttatctattccctgcactcagaaTTGCCATTCAAGAGTTTTATGGTGTGTAATTAGTTATCATTGAGAGTTACGCTATGGTACAATTCAAGTCCAACCACAGAGAAAGTTTGATTTGTAGCCCTGGATTTTTTACCCTtacagtgataaaaaaaaaaaaaaagaacacagcctattTCTATGTAGGAATTTGACTATACATacttacatgtttatctcatcatgtcaaagaTCAGTTCAGATACCCTGTAAAGTATATTTGTAACAAGCAATTTATTAccactattttattttttcactttggTTTAGAGCTATACTGATTAAAAAACCGACAATTCTGAAAGACCATGCATTTTGATAACATTTCATTTTCATTTACTATCAACAAAGTGCTATATTTTAGTGATCTATGCCTGAGTAAATTATAACCATAAATTTGCAAATATAACTAACCAGTTTAACTAGAGCAGTTGTGTTCTCCACGGTCACAGATCTTGTCACAACAATCCCGGAGTCTAAAAGTGTGAAGCCTTGACCTTGGTGGTCTAAGAATATCTTTCTTAATTCATCTCGGAAAATCTGGTCATTTTGCTTGATTAGAGTTCCATATTCATCTTCTATTGACAACCTGATAGTATTTTGACTACTGGAAGGAGTTGCCTCATCTATTTCATCCCTTACGAACAGTGACTGAAGGTCTGAATCACTTGAAGAGTGTTCTGTGAATAGATCTGGAGGAGTGGTACACAGATCTGTTGAATCAGAAGAGGCTGTTGCGCAGTTATTTGATGGATCAAGGGAGAATGTACATGCATTCATTGAATCAGTAGAGGTTAATGAGCATTTCTTGATTGGATCACATAAGATGGTTCCGTTTTGATTAGATCCAGCTTCAAAAAGTGATTTAGAAGAGTTTGAACCCTGCCAGGGAGGATTAGGAGGAACCTCTGACTGTTGCAAGGATGGGTTAGAAGAGGAAATGTTGCTCGGATAAAGTAAGTCAGTAGAAGAGGTTGTGCTCTCAAAGGATAAATAAGAGGAGGTGGTTGAACTCTGGTAAGGTGGATCTGGAGATGGGTCATTCTTGTGGTAGGTGTAATCAGCAGAAGATGTTGTGCTCTGACAGGGTGAATTAGAAGAGGAGGACATGCTCTGAGCAAAGTGGAATAGGTTATAGAAGTCTGAATCAATAGAGGAGGCTGGGGTATGGAAACTTTCACAAATGGGTGAAGCAGTGCTATGGATGGTTGTTTTATCAATAGGCGTTGTGCTCTGGAAGTTTGAATCAGTAGCTGTAGGAAATGTGTTGTGAAAAGTTGCTTTATTGTTGAATGCTGAT
This window encodes:
- the LOC137533835 gene encoding streptococcal hemagglutinin-like; protein product: MSTSQSTPPTADITFQGPSSTSETKILNTSSTTDASFHISAFNNKATFHNTFPTATDSNFQSTTPIDKTTIHSTASPICESFHTPASSIDSDFYNLFHFAQSMSSSSNSPCQSTTSSADYTYHKNDPSPDPPYQSSTTSSYLSFESTTSSTDLLYPSNISSSNPSLQQSEVPPNPPWQGSNSSKSLFEAGSNQNGTILCDPIKKCSLTSTDSMNACTFSLDPSNNCATASSDSTDLCTTPPDLFTEHSSSDSDLQSLFVRDEIDEATPSSSQNTIRLSIEDEYGTLIKQNDQIFRDELRKIFLDHQGQGFTLLDSGIVVTRSVTVENTTALVKLRDGSELGMTVSHSNLFLYYQLGKQFYITEQLNEHWYYVQDRITKVVMLMKKVPVTSNWVKLLHNFLLLPKYPRLLTTYAAITNRDGFILFLMEGRPVLGLGIPPLRCAATRQICILGIILFLRYCKINNVLPRQTADSILYTHQGLWFDPSSLDGNDDLYELRKSLKSFFSIFLCRGQQELDLCFQVLLDIAHQLLEEDSWWPSQLRHASLAFSFPEGSVPFSLPGVD